The Microbispora sp. ZYX-F-249 genome segment GTGATGAACGTTTCATCCCGTCGCGCCGGGGTCCCCGCCGCCGCTGAAGTGGCAGGGCGGCTTGCCGCTCCTCCGCGGGCGGCCAAGGTTCGAGGTCCTCTATTGACGTATTAACCGGTTCATTCCCACTATCGGGACACCCTCCTGTGCGGGCGTCCACGGCCCGTGCGATGTGTCCCGTTCGACGGTGACCCCCAGGCGCGCGGGACACGGAGGGCGTCGCACCCCCCTACCTCGGGAGAACCGATGAACCATCCTGAACGTCGCCGCCCGGCGACCCTGGCCGGCCTCGCGACGGCAGTGGCACTGGCCCTGCTGTCGGCGGCGCTCGTCGTGTTGCCCGGCGCCCACGCCGCCCCGGCCCCCTGCCAGGTGCGCTACCAGGTCACCAACGACTGGGGCTCGGGCGCCACCGTGGACGTCGTCGTCACCAACGGCGGCTCGACCACGATCAACGGCTGGACCCTCGCCTGGGCGTTTTCCGGCGGCCAGACCGTCGCCGACGTGTGGAGCGCGACCTACACCCAGAGCGGCTCCGGCGTGTCGGCCACCAACGTGGACTACAACGCCGTCATCCCGGCGAACGGCGGCTCGGTCGCCTTCGGCTTCAACGTCCGCTACAGCGGCTCCAACCCCGCCCCCACCGCGTTCACCCTGAACGGCGCCTCCTGCGGTGGCGACGCGTCGCCCAGCCCCACACCCGACGACAGCCCGAGTGCCACACCGAGCGCAACGCCTAGTGCAACGCCTAGTGCAACGCCGACCGTCACTGCGCCGGCCGGAAACCTGGCCCTCCGCAGGCCGGTGAGGTCCTCGTCCGACGAGAGCGGCAGCCTGGCCGCCGCTTACGCGGTGGACGGCGACCTCGGCACCCGCTGGTCCACCGCCTACAGCGATCCCCAGTGGATCCAGGTCGACCTCGGTGCGAACTACCCAATCAGGCAGGTGACCCTGCGCTGGGAGGCCGCGTACGGCAGGAGCTACCGGATCGAGACCTCCACCGACGCCGCGAACTGGGTCCCGGTCTACAGCACGACCACCGGCGCGGGCGGCGTCGAGGACCTGCCGGTGTCGGGCGCCGGCCGCTACGTCCGCCTGTACGGGACCGCACGCGGCACCGCCTGGGGCTACTCGCTCCACGAGTTCGAGGTCTACGGCGTCACGCCGAGCCCGTCGCCCAGCCCGACCGGCCCGGCCTGTGGGCAGACCCCCGCCGACCCCGGCGCCAACTCCAAGGCGAGGAACCTTCTCTGCTACCTCAAGACCCACTCCTACGTCAGCGGTCAGACCGACGCTCCGGACGCCGACCGGGTCAAGTCGCTGACCGGCCGCTACCCGGCCATCGTCGCCTTCGACTTCATGGAGTACACCAGAGGGAACATTCAGACCCAGAACGTGATCGACTGGTACAACTCCCACCACGGCATCGTCGCCTTCCAGTGGCACTGGTACTGCCCGCGCGGAGGCGACTACGCGGCCAGCTGTGACTTCGTGCCGGATCTGAGCAACCCGTCGTCCAAGCTCTACCAGGACATCGACCTGGTGGTCCGGGAGCTGAAGAAGATGGGCGACGCGGGCATCCCCGTCCTGTTCCGCCCGCTCCAC includes the following:
- a CDS encoding glycosyl hydrolase; the protein is MNHPERRRPATLAGLATAVALALLSAALVVLPGAHAAPAPCQVRYQVTNDWGSGATVDVVVTNGGSTTINGWTLAWAFSGGQTVADVWSATYTQSGSGVSATNVDYNAVIPANGGSVAFGFNVRYSGSNPAPTAFTLNGASCGGDASPSPTPDDSPSATPSATPSATPSATPTVTAPAGNLALRRPVRSSSDESGSLAAAYAVDGDLGTRWSTAYSDPQWIQVDLGANYPIRQVTLRWEAAYGRSYRIETSTDAANWVPVYSTTTGAGGVEDLPVSGAGRYVRLYGTARGTAWGYSLHEFEVYGVTPSPSPSPTGPACGQTPADPGANSKARNLLCYLKTHSYVSGQTDAPDADRVKSLTGRYPAIVAFDFMEYTRGNIQTQNVIDWYNSHHGIVAFQWHWYCPRGGDYAASCDFVPDLSNPSSKLYQDIDLVVRELKKMGDAGIPVLFRPLHESNNNYMWWTRKGADAYKQLWRLIFQRAQFAGVHNVLWIFNGMASGQSTPMSSWYPGDAYTDLVTSDYYQSWGDFTTLKAIGNGKTAGIAETFSPLNPASDPAWPYFVVWASRDWGGSGKDVPSLWKTAMANPRTISIDQLPDMTRW